The Coffea arabica cultivar ET-39 chromosome 2c, Coffea Arabica ET-39 HiFi, whole genome shotgun sequence genome includes the window CATGTACAGTAGAGGATGCATATCATGACCATTGAACTATCAACAAAATGACAACCCCAATCATTCTTATAAAGAGTCCCATGGGTCAGAATTTACATGTATTTTGGCAGGATTTACTCCTTAGACATTACACAGAGGTTTTTCTGGAAACTAAAGATGATGAACAATACTCTTGTAGAAGCTATGGATGTTGAAAAAAAGACAATTCATCACCAGAAGGAAGAAATGATTGAGAGAGAGGACTTGGAAGAGCTGCAGAAAGCGGCTGAGGTTCACAGGAGGCTTCAACCATGGAAGAAGCAGATCACTGTCCGAGGTGTCATTGTCAGTGTATTCATAGGGAGCATCTACAGCATCATAATTATGAAGCTAGCCCTCACGGCAGGGATCAATCCACACCTCAATGTCTCTGCTGCTCTTCTTGCATTCATCATTGTTCGTACATGGACAAAGCTGGTTCGAAAGGTTGGACTAGTTTCAGTTCCGTTCACCCCGCAGGAGAACACTATGATACAAACTTGTGCAGTTGCGTGTTACAGCATTGCATTGGGAGGTTAGAGCACTCTTACTAGTAAAGGACTGAATTTAGTTTATCTACTCTCTTAGTACTGTCTCTAATTATCTAtcccttttgatttgttttCGGATTTTCAGGCGGATTTGGTTCTTATATGTTAGCTCTAAGTAAGAAGACGTATGAACAGACAGGAGTAACCACTGAGGGAAATCCTCCAGGCAGCTACAAGGAACCTGGGGTTGGTTGGATGACCGGCTACCTATTTGCAGTTTGTTTCATTGGTCTTTTCGTGTTGATTCCACTCCGAAAGGTATACGTACGTGAATATGGCATTTGTCTTTATTATTGGTTTTGTTCCTCTTCCTAAATCTTTTGAACATCAGATATGATGCAATTAGTAAAATTTGACCTTTTTTTTAGCTCAATTTTCCTCTATTAGGGAAAAATATACAAAGTCGAATTCTCATCATGCTGATTTGTGTCCTACTCTTTAAATAGCAGCACTGGAATGGATTGCAACTTTTGAAGATTCCCAACTTTCTATGAAACATCGATATACTAGTATACTTGTATTTGTATATTCGATATAGATGCATGACCAAATGATGAAAGACTACTCATCGTGTACATCCAATTCCACTCTTACATATTTGCTATTGTTCTACTGTTGGACCACAATATGTACTTCCTTCAACAAGTTCTAGCAAAGATACAAACAACATTTTCTTTATCATTTACCTACGagtttcaactttcaagtacTACTCTTTTACAATTTAAAAGTCTTAGGAGTTCCTATTGGTCTGCAGATCTTGATAATAGACTACAAATTGACCTTTCCAAGTGGCACGGCAACTGCTATTCTGATCAATGGATTTCATTCCATGGATGACAAAATGGCTAAGTACACCTTCTTTCTTTAATATATATAACAGCTATCACGTACAGAAATATGtgccttttttaaaaaaaaataaactaatgTTGGTAATGATGACATATAATTTTTGACGCTGCAGAAAGCAAGTACGAGGTTTCACGAAGATGTTCTCTTTGAGTTTCTTATGGGGATTTTTTCAGTGGTTTTATTCTGGACAAGGACTAGGAGAATGCGGATTCTCAAAGTTTCCTACATTTGGATTGCAAGCTCAGAGGCAAACGTACGTCTATATCATGCAGCACTTATAGTTAGTAACTTTCTGAGTATCATTGAAGTTGTTTGACTTGCTGATACTTTGatcttttttttgggttagattctactttgattttagctttactTATGTGGGAACTGGAATGATCTGTCCCCACGTTGTGAACCTGTCTATGCTTCTTGGCTCAGTGCTCTCATGGGGCATAATGTGGCCACTCATCAAAAAGCAAAAGGGACATTGGTTCCCAGAAGAAATACCAGAAGTCAGTATGAGAAGTCTTAATGGTTATAAggtctctctctccctctttcttccaCACATATCCACACACTGACATATTATATGTGCATCTAATGTGCATCTGGCCTTAGTATGTCTATTTTCATGGGGATTCGACATCATGTTGGATTAATAATTCAATTCAAATATGATCTCCTGGCAGGTCTTCATCCCCATTGCTCTCCTTTTAGGTGATGGGCTATACAATTTCATCAAGATAACTTGTATCACGGTTTCTAGCATGTATGCCATGTTCAAAGGGAGAAAAATCAGCTCAGGTAAAGTTACGAACAAACGTGTAAGGCTATACCTGGAAGCATTTTGTTCCTAAACTTTATTCAAGCCACGCCTATTTTTGGTTAAAGTGATTAAAAAGATTTTCAAGCATCTCATCGAACATTATACACCTGGAATGTAAATTTGAACGATCTTGTGCAATAAAAAGACTCTAAAAACTTTACATTTCCTTTTGGCAGAGGAAAGTAACAATAACGATGCCATTGATAATCGGGCACAAGATGAGGTCTTCATCAGAGAAAACATTCCAATGTGGATAGCAGCATGTGGGTATATATCCCTGGGAGTCGTTTCAGCAATCACCATTCCCTTAATCTTTCCTGCGCTCAAGTGGTACTATGTTGTCGTAGCATATATATGTGCTCCAGCTTTAGCTTTCTGCAATGCTTATGGAGCTGGTTTGACGGACTTGAACATGGGCTACAACTATGGTAAAGTAGGGCTTTTTCTCATTGCTGCATTGGTTGGAAAAGAACACGGTGTTGTGGCAGGATTAGCTGGGGCAGGTCTCATGAAGTCAGTGATTTCTGTTTCTTGTGTTCTGATGCAAGATTTTAAAACAGGACATCTAACCTCTACGTCCCCTAGAGCAATGTTTCTGAGCCAGGCCATTGGTACAGCTACAGGTTGTGTGGTTGCACCGCTCATCTTCTTCCTGTTCTACAAGGCATTCGACGTTGGAAACCCCAACAGCGAGTTTAAGGCCCCCTATGGTATCATTTACAGAAACATGGCCATTCTTGGAGTTGAAGGTTTTTCAGCATTACCACGATATTGCCTGGATCTCTGTTATGGCTTCTTTGCCTTGGCGGTTGGCATCAATATAGTGAAAGATCTTTCTCCGGCGAGGATCGGAAAATGGATGCCAGTGCCAATGGCTGTGGCACTGCCCTTCTTAGTTGGGGCATACGTCGCAATTGACATGTGCATTGGAAGTTTGGTTGTGTTCGTGTGGCACAAACTTAACTCCAAGAAAGCAGAGCTGATGGTTCCAGCAGTTGCTTCTGGACTGATATGTGGTGAAGGCCTCTGGGTACTGCCGGCATCAATTCTTGCTTTGGCCAAAGTCAAACCACCAATTTGCATGAAATTCTTGGCTTCTTAGAATTAGAGGAAAATAATTTGCATTGTTGTTTATATGTCCAACAGAAAAAGGATCTAGATCTGATGGCCCCAATCCAAATCCTGGACATAACACCCTGGTAATTTACTTGTAGTTTACCATAAGATACAAGGCATCAATATAAAATATAACCATATATTCCTTCCCATAATCTTAATTTTTCTAAATATATAGAAGTCACAATTCACGTCAACCATAACATGGCTACAACAAAAGAAGCTTTCACTCCTACTCTATTAGTAGCCCCCAAACTCGATCATTATCATCCTCATGAGTAGTAAATTAATACCATAATTATGTTTATttcaaaatcccaaaaaaataaaaaaaagagattcGGATATTATGTTCTCGATCTCCACTAATAAAAGTTTCAATCTCAAAACTTGGCGTACTTTGGAATCCAAATAACTGCAGATGCTGATTTCACATCTCTTCTTCAATCTTTGAAGTCCTTGTTACTTTAAGGCCATAGTCTTTTCACGTAGCTTGGTTTCTCACTTCCCTTGGATAACAAACACCACAATTTGTGGCATAACTAACAAACACTACAGGCTACGTTGTAGGTTGCGTTTAGCAAATATTGAGGATTGAGTTCCTAACCATTGACAAGCTTAAGCCATGACAATACAAAGCCAATATAATATTGGTTTCTCTCTTCCTCATCCCAGGCTCCTAACTAATTTTCAAATCCCTCTGTTAAAGCCTCAAAGGAGGGGTATGAACAATTACGACTCCAAACAAGTGTTCGATTAGATGGCTCAGAAGAGATTTAGTTGTACATTTATAATCTGCATCTGCATGCTTTTTTCCACAATCTTGTTAGCTTAATCCCACATAATTGCCCCTTGTCGGTCGTCTCCATTTTTGCCAGATTGACATCTCATTTTACCACTGTTTATTTTGATTCACCTGCAATTTTGCATATAaatcagttcaagtatgcaacgTCTTCTCTGTTGTCTGCACTTTCTTTTACAAGTTGCTTTTGCCCTCAAAATTTCTAGTTTCCAAAAACCTCCACGCATATAATCTACTGAAGTTCGTCTCAATGATCCCGTAaccaatcaaatcaagtttcaacAAGTTCTAGTGTTCGTTTGTGAAGCTCAACTCATGAAGGCAAAGGAAAAATAGTAGTAATTCAGTACAAAAGAACCAAGCTACTCGAACTGAACTTGAGCAATACCGAAATTTCAACTTAATTTAGTGTTATTAAGAAGTCAAATGCATGTTTAAAACCCAACTGGAAGATCATCTTTTCATGATGATCAAGAATGCAAGTCAACATTGATCCTCGGTGATTCCTAAGCAATACTATGAGCTTGGTACGGGCAAGTCTTTCATAAGCATTCGGCACTAAGTCAAAAACATATTGTACAGTTTAAAAGGACAAACTAGAATCATAAAGTGACTTGGGGTTGGATTTTAGGCTGTGCAAACAAATTCTGCATCTATTTCCGccaatgttttgaaactcggactATTAATTGAACTCGCAAGCTGTTTGGGTCCAGACTCAACTGATTGGACCGATTCAACCCTCGTtcgatgaattttttaaaaaataatttatataaatgtatatgtataaaataagacatgcaatggactaatttaaaactttatatgatgaaaagtttaatattttcaaagatcttggattttcacaaataaaaattttaaattataaattgtaacaaataaatttcatctcagtctcaattatatttaccaaaaaaaaaaaatcttaaatccaactcaaaaataccataatattctaaaattatacaaaattcatgtcCATGGGAATTAGACATtgtgaatttaaatttttaattcacATTTTTGGAATTTAGAGactgcaattaaaaaaaaaaagaagaagtttgGAGTTTAgaaaaaatcaggaaaatagaaaataaaaatgcaatctTGATAAGAggcaaaaaatgagaagaatGTAAGTGGTTGTGACATTTAATAATTAGTCTTTAGGGTTAACGAAAACTTattctttttatatatatttttctatttaatagacaaaaacaaaaaatcgcTGATTGGTGGCTGTCAAACtaccaaaaatcaaatttatattaaacatactaccaaaactgaatgagtatagcggtgagtagggtcgtctcctcaagAAACTGGTAGATTTATCACACAAGGTGATTGGGGGATTTTTGGAAAAGGGAGAGATAAGTAAAACAAATTAAAGTAGTAAAATGACTAAATAAACAATCGCAATAAATGTAAtatgataggttgcaattttatcatttattttattattaatttttcccaTTATCTGACCCGATGTGAATTAATtgctagattctactcacttttgatattttacatttatttcagggagtagaacgaaaatatcaTAATAAGTGTTAATTTGTCAATCATTAGGAAGGAGTTCAAGTAGCAAGCGTTCAGGAgcatttttgaaatattaagACGCGACCCTTTTTGATAATTTGTGGAAGACAGcactggaaaaaagaaaagggaacaAAAAACCGAAGTCTTCCTCACCGTTGGGGGGCGGCCGCACAGTAGCAATAGGCTACTTAGATACCAAATGGAGATTGCAGGATTAGCACTATCTTGGGAGAGCTtttgctctttgacttttcttttgttagctTAGGAGTAGCTTCAATTCACGCATGTCAGGAGAACATTAGAAACCTTTGACTTTCCTTTTCGGCTTCTAGTAACTTTTTCTGCCTTCGTATGATGAGATGAATAGAAGACATTAAATCATCCTCTGTAACTTTGCttttccttattccttcgatcgAATTGAATTTGCCCATTTTTCAATCAATGGCCGATGCTTTCTCTTCGAGTTCATGTGGGTCTTTTGTATCGGAGATGAACTAAATTTTTGTTTCTAGTCAAAGAACAACAGATGCTTTgattcgcctaaaaattgtgagatcgatttaattttctctttttcttttatttattagtattcgcatattccttgattgCAGTACTTATGATTAATtaattgtcttggatccggataattagttaacttgataatctattgtcaattaggatattaaattcgtaattgtttaattgcctcaaaatAGTGTCAACTGGTATGATTAAATTTATGTCAGAGGAATACGCGgactaatctaaaataactctgatagtgcgttatttggttagaataggactCATCTAATACGTAAgacaattgaaaaattaaatcttacgggcgtatttaagattatttctcaattaggcagtgatta containing:
- the LOC113725953 gene encoding metal-nicotianamine transporter YSL1-like isoform X2, translating into MTTPIILIKSPMEAMDVEKKTIHHQKEEMIEREDLEELQKAAEVHRRLQPWKKQITVRGVIVSVFIGSIYSIIIMKLALTAGINPHLNVSAALLAFIIVRTWTKLVRKVGLVSVPFTPQENTMIQTCAVACYSIALGGGFGSYMLALSKKTYEQTGVTTEGNPPGSYKEPGVGWMTGYLFAVCFIGLFVLIPLRKILIIDYKLTFPSGTATAILINGFHSMDDKMAKKQVRGFTKMFSLSFLWGFFQWFYSGQGLGECGFSKFPTFGLQAQRQTFYFDFSFTYVGTGMICPHVVNLSMLLGSVLSWGIMWPLIKKQKGHWFPEEIPEVSMRSLNGYKVFIPIALLLGDGLYNFIKITCITVSSMYAMFKGRKISSEESNNNDAIDNRAQDEVFIRENIPMWIAACGYISLGVVSAITIPLIFPALKWYYVVVAYICAPALAFCNAYGAGLTDLNMGYNYGKVGLFLIAALVGKEHGVVAGLAGAGLMKSVISVSCVLMQDFKTGHLTSTSPRAMFLSQAIGTATGCVVAPLIFFLFYKAFDVGNPNSEFKAPYGIIYRNMAILGVEGFSALPRYCLDLCYGFFALAVGINIVKDLSPARIGKWMPVPMAVALPFLVGAYVAIDMCIGSLVVFVWHKLNSKKAELMVPAVASGLICGEGLWVLPASILALAKVKPPICMKFLAS
- the LOC113725953 gene encoding metal-nicotianamine transporter YSL1-like isoform X1, translating into MYFGRIYSLDITQRFFWKLKMMNNTLVEAMDVEKKTIHHQKEEMIEREDLEELQKAAEVHRRLQPWKKQITVRGVIVSVFIGSIYSIIIMKLALTAGINPHLNVSAALLAFIIVRTWTKLVRKVGLVSVPFTPQENTMIQTCAVACYSIALGGGFGSYMLALSKKTYEQTGVTTEGNPPGSYKEPGVGWMTGYLFAVCFIGLFVLIPLRKILIIDYKLTFPSGTATAILINGFHSMDDKMAKKQVRGFTKMFSLSFLWGFFQWFYSGQGLGECGFSKFPTFGLQAQRQTFYFDFSFTYVGTGMICPHVVNLSMLLGSVLSWGIMWPLIKKQKGHWFPEEIPEVSMRSLNGYKVFIPIALLLGDGLYNFIKITCITVSSMYAMFKGRKISSEESNNNDAIDNRAQDEVFIRENIPMWIAACGYISLGVVSAITIPLIFPALKWYYVVVAYICAPALAFCNAYGAGLTDLNMGYNYGKVGLFLIAALVGKEHGVVAGLAGAGLMKSVISVSCVLMQDFKTGHLTSTSPRAMFLSQAIGTATGCVVAPLIFFLFYKAFDVGNPNSEFKAPYGIIYRNMAILGVEGFSALPRYCLDLCYGFFALAVGINIVKDLSPARIGKWMPVPMAVALPFLVGAYVAIDMCIGSLVVFVWHKLNSKKAELMVPAVASGLICGEGLWVLPASILALAKVKPPICMKFLAS